A portion of the Mycobacterium paraseoulense genome contains these proteins:
- a CDS encoding cutinase family protein: protein MTLGAGLLAGAAIVVAPQLLPQALASCPGVEVVFARGTDEPPGVGKVGGAFVDSLRRQTSKSVGSYGVNYPASKDFLAAADGANDASNHIQQMAGNCPNTKLVLGGYSQGAAVVDIVTAAPLPGLGFRQPLPAAAADHVAAVALFGNPSGRAGQLMSALTPEFGGKTIDLCNPGDPICSGGTQWAAHLSYVPGLTNQAARFVAAKV from the coding sequence TTGACGCTGGGCGCCGGCCTGCTCGCCGGCGCCGCGATAGTGGTTGCTCCCCAGCTGCTTCCGCAGGCCCTGGCCTCCTGCCCCGGCGTTGAGGTGGTCTTCGCCCGCGGGACCGACGAGCCGCCCGGTGTGGGCAAGGTCGGCGGGGCGTTCGTCGACTCGCTGCGCCGGCAGACTTCCAAAAGCGTTGGCTCCTATGGGGTGAACTACCCGGCCAGCAAGGACTTCCTGGCCGCCGCCGACGGCGCCAACGACGCCAGCAACCACATCCAGCAGATGGCGGGCAACTGCCCCAACACCAAGCTGGTGCTCGGCGGTTACTCCCAGGGCGCGGCCGTCGTCGACATCGTCACGGCCGCACCGCTGCCCGGCCTCGGGTTCCGGCAGCCGCTGCCGGCCGCGGCCGCCGATCACGTCGCCGCCGTCGCGCTGTTCGGCAATCCGTCGGGCCGGGCCGGCCAGCTGATGAGCGCCCTGACCCCGGAATTCGGGGGCAAGACCATCGACCTGTGCAACCCGGGCGACCCGATCTGCTCGGGCGGCACCCAGTGGGCGGCGCACCTGAGCTACGTGCCCGGCCTGACCAATCAGGCCGCGCGCTTCGTCGCCGCCAAGGTTTAG
- a CDS encoding cutinase family protein encodes MLSHRLGRWAGPGVSAVVTAAGLLVSPAATPTASAFDCPDVEVIFARGTNEPPGLGRVGDAFVDSLRQQTHLNILPYGVNYAASKLQLHGGDGANDTIDRVKKSVETCPNTKIVLGGYSQGASVMDIVAGVPIGGITWGSSLPAQYAPNIAAVATFGDVADRAGGTLPSQSALLGSKAIDLCNPQDPICHAGQGNEWTGHTEGYVPVYTTQAAAFVASKLLAGSGQSVPGFGPPLGPVPTQPGQPSPVYGQQSPPGSPPSIHDGTGTAPNAPAAPTTVTPQAPLV; translated from the coding sequence GTGCTTTCCCACCGCTTAGGTCGCTGGGCGGGCCCGGGGGTGTCTGCAGTGGTTACCGCCGCCGGCCTGCTCGTATCCCCCGCTGCGACGCCAACAGCCTCCGCCTTCGACTGCCCGGACGTCGAGGTCATCTTCGCCCGCGGCACCAACGAACCCCCTGGTCTGGGCCGGGTCGGCGACGCCTTCGTGGACTCGCTGCGCCAGCAGACCCACCTGAACATCCTGCCCTACGGGGTGAACTACGCCGCCAGCAAGCTGCAGCTGCACGGCGGTGACGGCGCCAACGACACCATCGACCGCGTCAAGAAGAGCGTGGAAACCTGCCCGAACACCAAGATCGTGCTGGGCGGCTACTCGCAGGGCGCGTCGGTGATGGACATCGTGGCCGGCGTGCCGATCGGCGGCATCACCTGGGGCAGCTCGCTGCCCGCGCAGTACGCGCCCAACATCGCGGCGGTCGCCACCTTCGGCGACGTGGCCGACCGCGCCGGCGGCACGCTGCCCAGCCAGAGCGCGCTGCTGGGCTCCAAGGCCATCGACCTGTGCAATCCGCAAGACCCGATCTGCCACGCGGGTCAGGGCAACGAGTGGACCGGGCACACCGAGGGCTACGTCCCCGTGTACACCACCCAGGCCGCCGCGTTCGTCGCGAGTAAGTTGCTGGCCGGCTCGGGCCAGTCGGTTCCCGGGTTCGGGCCGCCGCTGGGCCCCGTTCCGACGCAGCCCGGCCAGCCGTCACCGGTCTACGGCCAGCAGAGCCCGCCCGGGTCGCCGCCCTCGATCCACGACGGAACCGGCACCGCGCCGAACGCGCCGGCCGCCCCGACCACGGTGACTCCGCAAGCTCCTCTCGTCTAA
- the eccB gene encoding type VII secretion protein EccB, whose translation MWRQPATWLHVSGYRFLLRRLECALLGGNIHTLSVRSRAQTAALTVGCVLTAVAVAGAALVALLRPRVALDGAQLVMGRESGALYVRVGDTWHPVLNLASARLIAATAANPRPVPEADLTRAKRGPLLGIPGAPQVIGEPLRADESAWTICDTDGAGATTVVVGATDAATARRLGPGQAALVAPAPGAPAYLLYDGQRALVDVADPAVVRALRIEGRAPRPVSPSLLNAIPEAPPIRSPRIRGAGERSAAIPGFGVGSVMRIARAGGDEYYAVLAAGVQRIGEVAADLLRFSNSQGAVNAVPVTPDAIRAAPIVQSLPVAGFPERAPTLSDDASTFCVSSQAASSGQSGAALFAGSRLPLPAGQAPLTLSQADGPGPALDGVYVPPGRSLYVRVGTRYLVTDSGVRFAIHDDDAAHALGLPAPNPAPWSVLGVLPAGPELSRGTASIPRDSVSGTP comes from the coding sequence GTGTGGCGTCAGCCGGCCACGTGGCTGCATGTCAGCGGGTACCGATTCCTGCTGCGTCGCCTCGAGTGTGCGTTGCTGGGCGGCAACATCCACACCCTCAGCGTCCGCTCGCGGGCGCAAACGGCGGCGCTGACCGTCGGGTGCGTGCTGACGGCGGTCGCCGTGGCGGGAGCGGCGCTCGTCGCGTTGCTGCGGCCGCGGGTCGCGCTGGATGGCGCCCAGTTGGTGATGGGGCGGGAATCCGGGGCGCTGTATGTGCGCGTGGGGGATACCTGGCACCCGGTGCTGAACCTGGCGTCGGCGCGATTGATCGCGGCGACGGCCGCCAATCCCCGCCCGGTGCCCGAAGCTGATCTGACGCGCGCCAAACGGGGTCCGCTGCTGGGCATCCCGGGCGCGCCGCAGGTTATCGGCGAGCCGTTGAGGGCGGACGAATCGGCGTGGACGATCTGCGATACGGACGGCGCCGGCGCGACGACGGTCGTCGTCGGCGCGACCGACGCGGCGACGGCCCGTCGCCTCGGTCCGGGTCAGGCCGCGCTGGTCGCGCCCGCCCCGGGTGCGCCGGCCTACCTGCTCTACGACGGCCAGCGTGCCCTTGTCGATGTCGCCGACCCTGCGGTGGTGCGCGCGCTCCGCATCGAAGGGCGGGCACCGCGACCCGTCTCGCCATCGTTGCTGAACGCCATTCCCGAGGCGCCGCCGATCAGGTCGCCGCGGATCCGCGGCGCCGGCGAGAGGTCGGCCGCGATACCCGGGTTCGGGGTGGGCAGTGTGATGCGCATCGCACGCGCCGGTGGTGACGAGTATTACGCGGTGCTCGCCGCCGGCGTCCAGCGCATCGGGGAGGTCGCGGCCGATCTCCTGCGCTTCAGCAACTCCCAGGGCGCCGTCAATGCCGTCCCGGTGACACCCGACGCCATCCGCGCCGCCCCGATCGTCCAGTCGCTGCCGGTGGCCGGTTTCCCTGAGCGGGCGCCGACACTGTCGGACGACGCCAGCACGTTCTGCGTCTCGTCGCAGGCCGCGTCATCCGGCCAATCCGGCGCCGCCCTTTTCGCCGGCAGCCGGCTACCGTTGCCGGCCGGTCAGGCGCCGTTGACCCTGTCACAGGCCGACGGACCCGGCCCCGCGCTGGACGGCGTGTACGTGCCGCCCGGCCGGAGTCTCTACGTGCGAGTCGGCACGCGCTACCTGGTCACCGACAGCGGGGTGCGGTTCGCGATCCACGACGACGACGCCGCGCATGCCCTCGGGCTGCCCGCGCCGAACCCGGCGCCGTGGTCGGTCCTGGGGGTGCTGCCGGCGGGACCCGAGCTGAGCCGAGGCACGGCGTCAATCCCCCGCGATTCCGTTTCGGGGACCCCGTAG
- the mycP gene encoding type VII secretion-associated serine protease mycosin: MRASRAARLLSVPALVAISLVGTAPAQAVSPPRVDDKWLPKPARPAPPSPTVQREVCATMASASAPGRPADLPDMARVWQLSRGAGQRVAIIDTGVSPHRLLPEVVPGGDYVSSGDGTQDCDAHGTMVAAIIGATKDSMAAGFSGVAPEATLVSIRQSSGKFSPANDRSRGGVGDVDTMAKAVRTAADLGASVINISAVACVPVASALDDRALGAALAYAVDVKNAVVVAAAGNTGGAGQCPPQRPDAGWENVTVAVSPAWYDDYVLTVGSVNAEGAPSAFTLAGPWVDVAAPGEAVTPLGAAPVSGTSYAAPVVSGLAALIRSRFPAMTARQVMQRIESTSHHPPGGWDPLVGNGTVDPLTAVSSDAAPPATAPPPVPAPIAAPPPAEAPNTHARTTALRGSAICLAGLVMALAAGAAVSRLRGPRNGIAGD; this comes from the coding sequence GTGAGGGCCTCGCGCGCCGCCCGCCTGCTGTCGGTGCCGGCGCTGGTGGCGATCTCACTGGTGGGAACGGCCCCGGCGCAGGCGGTTTCGCCGCCGCGGGTCGACGACAAGTGGTTACCGAAGCCCGCGCGGCCCGCGCCGCCGTCGCCGACCGTGCAACGCGAGGTGTGCGCGACGATGGCCAGCGCATCGGCGCCGGGTCGACCGGCGGACCTCCCCGACATGGCGCGGGTGTGGCAGCTCTCCCGCGGCGCCGGGCAGCGGGTCGCGATCATCGACACCGGTGTTTCGCCGCATCGCCTGCTCCCCGAGGTGGTGCCCGGCGGCGACTACGTGTCCAGCGGCGACGGCACCCAGGACTGCGACGCCCACGGCACGATGGTGGCCGCGATCATCGGTGCGACAAAGGATTCGATGGCGGCCGGCTTCAGCGGGGTGGCGCCCGAAGCCACCCTGGTCAGCATCCGGCAGTCCAGCGGAAAGTTCTCCCCTGCCAACGATCGGTCCCGCGGCGGCGTGGGCGACGTCGACACCATGGCGAAAGCCGTGCGCACTGCCGCCGACCTCGGCGCGTCGGTGATCAACATCTCCGCGGTCGCGTGCGTTCCGGTCGCGTCGGCGCTCGATGACCGCGCGCTGGGCGCCGCACTGGCGTACGCCGTGGACGTCAAGAATGCCGTCGTCGTGGCCGCGGCGGGCAACACCGGCGGTGCCGGGCAGTGCCCACCACAGCGCCCGGACGCCGGCTGGGAGAACGTCACCGTCGCGGTGAGCCCGGCGTGGTACGACGACTACGTGCTGACCGTCGGTTCGGTGAACGCCGAAGGGGCCCCGTCGGCGTTCACCCTGGCCGGCCCCTGGGTGGACGTCGCCGCCCCCGGCGAGGCGGTGACACCGCTCGGCGCGGCACCGGTGTCCGGCACCAGTTATGCCGCGCCGGTGGTCAGTGGGCTGGCCGCGCTGATCCGATCCCGGTTCCCGGCGATGACCGCGCGGCAGGTGATGCAGCGCATCGAGTCGACCTCCCATCACCCGCCCGGGGGTTGGGATCCGCTCGTCGGCAACGGCACCGTCGACCCGCTGACGGCGGTCAGCAGCGATGCCGCTCCGCCGGCGACCGCGCCGCCACCGGTGCCCGCGCCGATCGCGGCGCCGCCGCCTGCCGAAGCACCGAACACCCACGCGCGGACCACCGCGCTGCGCGGCTCGGCCATCTGCCTCGCCGGCCTGGTGATGGCGCTGGCCGCGGGTGCCGCCGTGAGCCGACTACGGGGTCCCCGAAACGGAATCGCGGGGGATTGA